A genomic window from Ascaphus truei isolate aAscTru1 chromosome 1, aAscTru1.hap1, whole genome shotgun sequence includes:
- the LOC142468366 gene encoding uncharacterized protein LOC142468366, whose protein sequence is MASNNTSAKVAPEGHVSPETEQVSSPGSASSTHLEEHDEEDYDDDDDDDDDDAAAAIDTQIQASDHEEVPIETVLPPNRPANTTYDAIVASEGKIVEAENRRHSDLMTVLERMIALQEETVSQLAHLHRVFIEVPKQLQKINTSFEALVVQQTQANYLRMTNVSQFNINTSQAGSVHAGQFSPNSSDLHSPGPNVTGQVADIAVQVPDDILPLPSVQIQQLTPTKEATKTKQDTHETDQPSLVQCLPTCSHVSVGTSPVREQSLPKSPVGESLPKSPVGESLPKSPVGESLPKSPVGELLPKSPVGYPKKYF, encoded by the exons ttgcccctgaaggacatgtgtcacctgagactgaacaagtgtcttcacctgggtcagccagctcaacacacctagaag aacatgatgaagaggattatgatgatgatgatgatgatgatgatgatgatgccgccgccgccatagacacacaaatacaagcaagtgaccatgaagaggttccaattgaaactgttttaccgccaaatcgtccagcaaataccacatatgatgcaattgtagcttctgagggaaaaattgtggaagcagaaaatcgtcgccattctgacctgatgacagtgctggaaaggatgattgcactgcaggaagaaacagtttcacaattggcacatctccacagagtcttcattgaagtgcctaaacagttgcaaaaaatcaacacctcattcgaagcattagttgttcagcaaacacaagctaattacttgagaatgactaatgtatcacaattcaacatcaacacctcacaggcaggatctgttcatgctggccAGTTTTCACCAaattcatctgatcttcattcaccaggtccgaatgttaccggtcaagtagcagacattgctgtgcaggttcctgacgacatcctaccgctgccatctgtacaaattcagcagctgacacctacaaaggaggcgacaaaaacaaaacaagacacacatgaaacagaccaaccatcacttgtgcagtgtctaccaacttgctcacatgtgtcagtgggcacaagccctgtccgtgaacagtcactacccaaaagccctgtaggtgagtcactgcccaaaagccctgtaggtgaatcactgcccaaaagccctgtaggtgaatcgctgcccaaaagccctgtaggtgaattactgcccaaaagccctgtag